A region of the Myxococcus stipitatus DSM 14675 genome:
CCTGGCCCGTCATGGCCACACAGCTCTGGTAGGTCCAGAAGCCGCCCAGCACCGTCGCGGGCCCGTTCAGGCCGGAGTTGTCCGGGATGAGCGTGCACGCGTCGTCGAACCAGCGCTCCGTCTGGAACGACAGGCCCGCGCTCACCGACGTCACGGAGGCGAACGCCGTGCCCTGCGGCAGGCTCGCCGCGGCGACACACGACGGGCCGGACGTGCCGCTGTTGACGCGCACCGTGTAGCGGCGCACCGCGATGTCCCACTCCGTGGAGCTCAGCGCCGCCTGGTCATGCACCTGCACCTGCGTCAGCCCCGTCGAGGTGAAGCGCAGGTACGTATACGACATGGTCGGCTGCAGGCCGCCCGCGCGCGAGTCCACGTAGGTGAGGAACTCGCCCGACGTCGTCCCCTCCTCGCGCACCTCGCCCGTGGACACCACGGAGCGCAGGCTCAGCTTGTCGATGGTCTGCTCGGTGCAGCGCACCTGGCTCGGGTCACACACCTTGGAGCCCGCGTCCGGCTCCGGCTCGTTCTTCGGCTCGTCGTCGCCACAGCTCGCCATCAGCGCCAGCGACATCGCCACCGCGACCAGGACCCACAGGCCCTGATTCCCGGTGTGCTTGGGCAACACCTGCTCGGTCTGACTCATCATCTTCGTGCCCCTCTCCCTGCTTGGATTTCGTGAGGTGGCCGGCACCCCGTCCAGGGACCCGGCGCTCACTCGATGAGACCGCTTCTACTTGATAACGATTCTCATTTTCAATATTGAAGAATGAACACCTACGCCCCGTACGGAGTCAGCCCATGCCCGAGATGCCCGCGGTCCTCGCGAACACGTTGATGCCCTGGTTCGCGAAGCCTTCGCACGTCTCTCGGGTGGAGACGTTGGCTCCTGGACTGCGGCGCGTGCGGTTCGAGGGCGCGTCGCTGCGCGGCGTCTCGTACGAGGCCGGGCAGGAGGTGGAGTTCCGGGTGAGTCCCACGGAGTTCCGGCACTACACGCCGTCGCTGTGGGACGTGGAGAGTGGAGTGCTGGAGGTCGTCTTCTACCTGCACGGCCAGGGGCCGGGCAGCGCCTGGGCGGAGGCGCTCGAGCCGGGGGACGCGGTGGACATCCTGGGGCCTGGAGGCCGGCTGAGCGTGGACGCGGACGCGCCCGCGCACCTGTTCCTGGGGGACGAGACGTGTCTGGGCTTGTTCCAGGCGATGATTCGCGCGCTGCCCTCTCCGCTGCGATTGCTGGGAGCGGTGGAGGTGGCGCCGGGCGCGGAGGACTGGCTCGCGCGGACGGGGGTGCCGCTGACGGCCGTGGCGCGGCGGGCCTCCCGTGGCGAGGCGCTGAGCGCGTGGCTGGAGCAGAACGTGCTGCCCGGCGCCACGTGCTACCTGGCCGGGCATGCGGGCTCCATCGTGGCGCTGAGGAAGCAGTTGCTGGAGCGGCACGGTTGCGCGCGCCGCTCGCTGCGCTCCAAGGCGTACTGGGCGGACGGCAAGCGCGGGCTGTGAGGCCGCGCGCTCGGGGGCCTATTCGAAGCGGTAGCCCTTGGGCACCACGACGATGCCGCTCTCGGTGACGGTGAAGCCCCGCGCGCGGTCGGCCTCCAGGTCGAAGCCCACCTTCGTGTTGGGCGGCACGCGCACGCCCTTGTCGATGATGGCGTTCTTCACCTGGGCATGCCGGCCGATGTCCACCTCGTCGAAGATGACCGAGCGCTGCACGCTGGCGTAGCTGTTCACGCGGGCGCGGCGGAAGAGGATGCTCTCGCGCACCACGCCGCCGGAGATGATGCAGCCGCCCGCGACCATGGAGTTGAGCGCGCGGCCCACGCGCTCGCCGGACTCGTGGACGAACTTCGCCGGAGGGCTGAACTCGCTGCCGGTGCGCAGGGGCCACTCGGCGTTGAAGATGTCGAACTCCGGGTTGACGGAGACCAGGTCCATGGACGCCT
Encoded here:
- a CDS encoding HmuY family protein, encoding MMSQTEQVLPKHTGNQGLWVLVAVAMSLALMASCGDDEPKNEPEPDAGSKVCDPSQVRCTEQTIDKLSLRSVVSTGEVREEGTTSGEFLTYVDSRAGGLQPTMSYTYLRFTSTGLTQVQVHDQAALSSTEWDIAVRRYTVRVNSGTSGPSCVAAASLPQGTAFASVTSVSAGLSFQTERWFDDACTLIPDNSGLNGPATVLGGFWTYQSCVAMTGQVFVIRLADGRHVKLEVMGYYEPSAQQVCNQTGSVPQPSGSGQIRIKWAFLP
- a CDS encoding siderophore-interacting protein — encoded protein: MPEMPAVLANTLMPWFAKPSHVSRVETLAPGLRRVRFEGASLRGVSYEAGQEVEFRVSPTEFRHYTPSLWDVESGVLEVVFYLHGQGPGSAWAEALEPGDAVDILGPGGRLSVDADAPAHLFLGDETCLGLFQAMIRALPSPLRLLGAVEVAPGAEDWLARTGVPLTAVARRASRGEALSAWLEQNVLPGATCYLAGHAGSIVALRKQLLERHGCARRSLRSKAYWADGKRGL